In a single window of the Arachis hypogaea cultivar Tifrunner chromosome 6, arahy.Tifrunner.gnm2.J5K5, whole genome shotgun sequence genome:
- the LOC112756069 gene encoding uncharacterized protein → MALVGCGKRKGKDLEEKNGVIVKRRGNNVDHSIVGDSEEILRKEICQKVATFLVMNGIPLKAVKSVEFQKMWESVARCGPGYIAPSIEDLRGKLLKYQVARIKEAIEDHKIKWKRTGCSILIDSWNNGYGMTIFNFFVNSPKGTVFLKSVNATNVCNNVDGIFEMIDGVVNEVGIENVVQVVTKNEESFKAAGKLLMEKRSTIFWVPCAVHCIELMFEEFEKKVKVHRETIANGRRITTYIYSRASVIDLLHYFTKGKDLIRPAATRGATSYLTLDCLNRNKDALEKMFTSKSWKSSAFSRSRSGKQVENIVMDSKFWKNIEICLKGANPLIKVLRLVNSDEKPAMGFVYKEMMQAKEKIQSAFNSVKQRYMPLWNIIDEKWDKEVHRPLEATAYYLNPQFHYSPDFKDDFDVKYGLYSSLCRTVAIKADACTVDRHLEEFKNARNAFGSELAKSAIKTKKAAEWWDSYGSEFPELQNFAIRILSLTCSAYGCTTNWDTFDKVHSKKRSRRRQKTWNDVLFAMSNLKLTDEKKESKAFAYSMEDIASDDEWYVENIESSSNNEEPELYDAELIIPAEDDTPKDQYGYIEDLRIPDIDSDFNDDDDDVANDDYGDDDAMESDGDDMEDDDYDD, encoded by the exons ATGGCTCTTGTTGGTTGTGGGAAGAGGAAGGGGAAGGATTTGGAAGAGAAAAATGGGGTCATTGTGAAGAGAAGAGGGAACAATGTTGATCATTCTATCGTGGGTGATAGTGAAGAGATTCTGAGAAAAGAAATATGTCAGAAAGTTGCTACCTTTCTAGTCATGAATGGCATTCCTTTGAAAGCTGTGAAAAGTGTTGAGTTTCAAAAGATGTGGGAATCAGTTGCACGTTGTGGCCCTGGATACATTGCACCTTCTATTGAAGATCTCAGAGGGAAGCTTTTGAAGTATCAAGTCGCAAGAATCAAGGAAGCAATTGAGGATCACAAGATCAAGTGGAAGAGAACAGGGTGCAGCATTTTGATTGATAGCTGGAATAATGGGTATGGAATGACCATATTCAACTTCTTTGTTAACAGCCCTAAAGGTACGGTTTTTCTGAAATCTGTTAATGCTACTAATGTATGCAACAATGTTGATGGTATCTTTGAGATGATTGATGGTGTTGTGAATGAGGTTGGTATTGAAAATGTTGTTCAAGTTGTGACAAAAAATGAAGAGAGTTTTAAAGCTGCTGGAAAATTGTTGATGGAGAAAAGAAGTACTATTTTTTGGGTGCCTTGTGCTGTTCATTGTATTGAATTGATGTTTGAGGAATTTGAAAAGAAGGTGAAGGTTCATAGAGAGACCATTGCTAATGGTAGGAGGATTACTACTTATATATATTCCAGAGCTTCTGTGATTGATCTGTTGCATTACTTTACCAAGGGAAAGGATTTGATTAGGCCGGCTGCGACTCGTGGTGCGACTTCTTATCTGACTTTAGATTGTCTCAATCGCAACAAGGATGCATTGGAGAAAATGTTCACTTCGAAATCATGGAAATCCAGTGCTTTCTCAAGATCAAGAAGTGGGAAACAGGTTGAGAATATAGTTATGGATAGCAAGTTTTGGAAGAACATTGAGATTTGTTTGAAAGGTGCTAATCCTCTTATTAAAGTGCTTCGATTGGTGAATTCAGACGAAAAACCAGCCATGGGTTTCGTTTATAAAGAAATGatgcaagcaaaagaaaagatacAAAGTGCCTTCAATTCTGTCAAGCAAAG aTACATGCCTCTGTGGAACATCATTGATGAAAAATGGGATAAAGAAGTTCACAGGCCTTTGGAAGCTACTGCTTACTACCTCAACCCTCAATTTCACTATAGCCCTGATTTCAAAGATGATTTTGATGTTAAATATGGACTATATAGTTCTTTGTGTAGGACGGTAGCAATTAAAGCTGATGCATGCACTGTTGATCGTCATCTTGAAGAGTTCAAGAATGCAAGAAATGCCTTTGGAAGTGAATTAGCCAAGTCTGCTATTAAAACCAAAAAGGCAGCAGAGTGGTGGGACTCTTATGGATCTGAATTTCCCGAGCTTCAGAATTTCGCCATTCGTATACTGTCCTTGACATGCAGTGCTTATGGGTGTACAACTAATTGGGATACTTTTGATAAG GTTCACTCAAAGAAAAGGAGTCGTCGTAGGCAGAAGACATGGAATGATGTATTGTTTGCGATGTCCAACTTAAAATTGAccgatgagaagaaggaaagcaaagCGTTTGCGTATAGCATGGAAGACATTGCTTCTGATGATGAATGGTATGTAGAGAACATTGAAAGTTCATCTAATAATGAAGAACCAGAGCTTTACGATGCAGAATTGATTATTCCAGCTGAAGATGATACACCAAAAGATCAATATGGTTATATAGAGGACTTGAGAATTCCTGATATTGATTCTGactttaatgatgatgatgatgatgttgctaATGATGATTATGGTGATGATGATGCCATGGAAAGTGATGGAGATGACATGGAAGATGATGATTACGATGATTGA